The bacterium genome has a segment encoding these proteins:
- a CDS encoding D-cysteine desulfhydrase family protein yields the protein MPIIEPQRLSLAQLPTPIQPLKRWSADLGGPALWIKRDDLTGMDLSGNKIRKLEYVARAALDARADVLITCGAVQSNHARATAVTAARLGLRSHLLLRGAQPDTLAGNFFLDRVVGAAVTYISPEAYRDRRQEIMEEIAAGYAQKNQRAYIIPEGASDGLGAFGYAEAVREIRQQSAHLGIHFDAMVCAVGSGGTLAGLILGKERESWETEVIGINICDDAAYFTARILEILDEVRRKYHPELKADAKSIHLIDGYAGEGYGKSRPEELETLIRLAQREGVILDPVYTGKAMHGLVQEIAKGHLREMRNILFLHSGGLFGLLGVSESLRPLLEKSRG from the coding sequence ATGCCGATAATCGAACCCCAGCGTCTATCGCTGGCCCAGCTGCCCACCCCGATCCAACCCTTGAAGCGCTGGAGCGCCGATCTCGGCGGGCCGGCCCTCTGGATCAAGCGCGATGACTTGACCGGCATGGATCTCAGCGGCAACAAGATCCGCAAACTCGAATACGTAGCCAGGGCCGCTCTCGATGCCCGCGCTGATGTGCTCATTACCTGCGGCGCCGTCCAATCCAATCATGCACGCGCCACGGCGGTTACGGCAGCCCGGCTGGGACTGCGGTCACACCTGCTCCTGCGTGGAGCACAGCCGGATACGCTGGCTGGAAACTTTTTTCTCGACCGGGTGGTCGGAGCTGCAGTCACCTATATCTCCCCTGAAGCCTATCGCGACCGCCGCCAGGAAATCATGGAGGAGATCGCCGCCGGCTACGCGCAGAAAAACCAGCGTGCCTATATCATCCCAGAGGGTGCTTCCGATGGGCTGGGCGCCTTTGGCTATGCAGAGGCGGTGCGCGAAATCCGGCAGCAATCCGCTCACCTGGGGATTCACTTTGACGCCATGGTCTGCGCTGTGGGCTCGGGGGGAACACTCGCAGGACTGATCCTTGGCAAGGAACGCGAATCCTGGGAGACCGAGGTCATCGGCATCAATATCTGCGACGATGCGGCCTATTTTACCGCCCGTATCCTTGAGATCCTGGACGAGGTGCGGCGGAAGTATCATCCAGAGCTAAAGGCGGATGCCAAAAGTATACATCTAATCGATGGTTATGCCGGAGAAGGTTATGGCAAATCCCGCCCGGAAGAACTGGAAACACTCATCCGTCTGGCGCAGCGGGAAGGGGTAATCCTCGACCCGGTCTATACCGGCAAGGCGATGCATGGATTGGTGCAGGAGATCGCCAAGGGCCATTTGAGGGAAATGAGGAACATCCTCTTCCTGCATAGTGGCGGTCTTTTCGGCCTGCTGGGCGTGTCGGAATCGCTGCGCCCGTTGCTGGAGAAGTCCAGGGGCTAA
- the rimP gene encoding ribosome maturation factor RimP: MIEINDLKAIIEAILTEMAIDLVDLEVHGRKGNLVIRIYADEAGGISLARCTSASRAISARLDQINLIPGQYTLELSSPGTDRPLKTEKDFIRHQGRKVAVTYHQGAEQRSATGIILQVTAGILHLQTGGEELVIPLADLILAKVVVEFK, encoded by the coding sequence ATGATAGAAATAAATGATTTAAAAGCAATTATCGAAGCGATACTGACCGAGATGGCAATCGACCTGGTCGATCTCGAAGTCCACGGACGCAAGGGCAATCTGGTCATTCGCATCTATGCCGATGAGGCTGGTGGCATTTCCCTGGCGCGTTGCACCAGTGCCAGCCGCGCTATCTCCGCCCGGCTCGACCAAATTAATCTCATCCCGGGGCAGTATACCCTCGAACTCTCCTCGCCCGGCACCGATCGTCCGCTCAAGACAGAAAAAGATTTCATCCGGCACCAAGGACGAAAAGTAGCGGTGACTTACCATCAAGGCGCGGAACAGCGTTCCGCCACGGGGATCATTCTGCAAGTCACCGCAGGGATCCTGCATCTCCAGACGGGTGGGGAGGAACTTGTTATCCCCCTGGCCGACCTGATTCTGGCAAAAGTTGTCGTCGAATTCAAATGA
- the infB gene encoding translation initiation factor IF-2 → MKKRVFQVAREFNISNEALVAFLTKLNHDVRNQMSLVSDEAYAAVVEKFGEKTTQIDEEYEFRRRLREKKAQEEAKKIEAQKNLERRLAVAQEMAKEMPELRKRRETAAVEAAARQEAQAAEDKRASEAGAKIPPVKAKAAGAIPVEAPPEPVKAKPHKRLVVIEIPPEETSRRTREKERPAEETEKPAARAPKEGAPAKESIPVERLAEIEAEEGRHKKKRKRKRKKKGAEAPAEPAAVTPAEAEHKRKRPKKKKKITFNEAEIQETIRQTMAAMEEPGKGKKKKRRIQLDDETEVEETPIIKVSEFMSVSELARLMDADASEIIKKCMELGMMVSINQRLDMDTITLLAGEYGYEVAPLAEFGEDLLEQLEKEEVDEDAKLVRRPPVVTIMGHVDHGKTSLLDYIRKSNIIAGEAGGITQHIGAYEVLTDDGKPITFLDTPGHEAFTAMRARGAQATDIVILVVAADDNVMPQTIEAISHAKAANVPIVVAINKIDKPGANPDNIRMQLSKQDVLVEQWGGKYQCVEISAKTGQNIELLLDNVLLEAEVLDLKANPERLARGVIIESELDRGKGVVATVLVQSGTLKVGDPFIAGSFSGKVRSMFDDHGRKVKSAGPSKPVAVLGFAGMPQAGDSMIVLQSERDTREISQKRQQLQREHERWRSHPRTLDEISRQIQKGQVRQLYVVLKADVDGSIEAITDTLISLGTDEVAVEIIHRGVGAISESDVLLASASSAIIIGFNVRPTSKARELAAKENVDIRLYDVIYDIVNDIKAALEGFLAPAISEELTATVEIRQVFKVPKVGNIAGCYVTSGKISRSDRVKVYRDDRLIHDGQLASLKRFKDDVREVATGFECGISLANYDDIKVNDILEAYKVVETKRTLE, encoded by the coding sequence GTGAAAAAGCGGGTATTCCAAGTCGCAAGAGAGTTCAACATCTCCAATGAAGCTCTTGTCGCCTTCCTCACCAAACTGAACCATGATGTGCGCAACCAGATGAGTCTGGTCTCGGACGAGGCCTATGCCGCCGTCGTGGAAAAGTTCGGCGAAAAAACAACTCAAATTGATGAAGAATATGAGTTTCGCCGCAGACTGCGCGAGAAAAAGGCGCAAGAGGAGGCTAAAAAGATCGAGGCCCAGAAAAACCTGGAACGGCGGCTGGCCGTTGCCCAGGAAATGGCCAAGGAGATGCCTGAACTGCGCAAGCGCCGTGAAACGGCCGCTGTCGAGGCAGCAGCCCGCCAGGAGGCTCAGGCTGCCGAAGACAAACGGGCTAGCGAAGCCGGCGCCAAGATCCCGCCGGTCAAAGCAAAAGCCGCAGGAGCTATCCCGGTAGAAGCCCCGCCCGAGCCTGTCAAGGCCAAGCCGCACAAGCGGCTGGTTGTCATCGAAATTCCGCCTGAGGAGACTTCGCGCCGGACGCGCGAAAAGGAGCGTCCCGCCGAAGAAACGGAAAAGCCAGCCGCACGCGCGCCGAAAGAGGGTGCCCCCGCCAAGGAGAGCATTCCGGTCGAACGCCTCGCCGAGATCGAAGCCGAAGAGGGCCGCCACAAGAAGAAGCGGAAACGGAAACGGAAGAAGAAAGGGGCTGAAGCGCCCGCCGAACCGGCTGCGGTTACGCCGGCGGAGGCCGAGCATAAGCGCAAGCGACCGAAAAAGAAGAAAAAGATCACATTCAACGAGGCCGAGATCCAGGAGACCATCCGCCAGACCATGGCAGCGATGGAGGAGCCGGGCAAAGGCAAGAAGAAAAAACGCCGCATCCAGCTGGATGACGAGACCGAGGTCGAGGAGACTCCGATCATCAAGGTCAGCGAATTCATGTCGGTCTCCGAACTGGCCCGCCTGATGGATGCGGATGCTTCCGAAATCATCAAAAAGTGTATGGAACTCGGCATGATGGTTTCGATCAACCAGCGCCTGGATATGGATACCATCACACTGCTCGCCGGGGAGTACGGCTATGAAGTGGCGCCCCTGGCGGAATTCGGCGAGGATCTGCTCGAGCAACTCGAAAAGGAAGAGGTAGATGAGGATGCCAAGCTGGTGCGCCGTCCGCCAGTAGTCACCATTATGGGGCATGTCGACCATGGCAAGACCTCGCTGCTCGATTATATCCGCAAGAGCAATATCATCGCCGGCGAGGCGGGTGGCATCACCCAGCACATCGGCGCCTACGAAGTCCTGACCGATGACGGCAAGCCGATCACCTTTCTCGATACGCCGGGTCATGAGGCCTTCACCGCCATGCGCGCGCGCGGGGCTCAGGCCACCGATATCGTCATCCTGGTCGTCGCCGCGGACGATAATGTCATGCCGCAGACCATAGAGGCCATCAGTCACGCCAAGGCGGCAAATGTTCCCATCGTGGTCGCGATTAACAAGATCGACAAACCCGGTGCCAATCCGGACAACATCCGCATGCAACTCTCCAAGCAGGATGTGTTGGTCGAACAATGGGGCGGAAAATACCAATGTGTTGAAATTTCCGCCAAAACCGGCCAGAATATCGAGCTGCTGCTGGACAATGTCCTGCTTGAGGCCGAAGTGCTTGACCTCAAGGCCAATCCCGAACGCCTGGCGCGCGGTGTCATCATCGAATCGGAGCTGGACCGCGGCAAGGGTGTTGTCGCCACGGTGCTGGTCCAGTCTGGAACCCTCAAAGTCGGCGATCCCTTTATCGCCGGCTCTTTCAGCGGCAAGGTGCGCTCGATGTTCGATGACCACGGCCGCAAAGTCAAGTCGGCTGGGCCCTCCAAACCGGTGGCTGTGCTCGGATTTGCCGGCATGCCTCAGGCGGGCGATTCCATGATCGTGCTCCAGTCCGAGCGCGACACCCGCGAAATCAGCCAGAAACGCCAGCAACTACAGCGTGAACATGAACGCTGGCGCAGCCATCCGCGCACCCTGGACGAAATCTCGCGCCAGATCCAGAAAGGCCAGGTCCGCCAGCTCTATGTGGTGCTTAAGGCGGACGTGGACGGCTCGATCGAGGCCATCACCGATACCCTGATCAGTCTCGGTACCGATGAAGTGGCGGTCGAGATCATTCATCGCGGCGTCGGCGCCATCTCGGAATCGGACGTCCTCCTGGCCTCGGCTTCCAGCGCCATCATCATCGGTTTCAACGTCCGCCCGACCTCTAAGGCCCGCGAACTGGCCGCCAAGGAGAACGTGGACATCCGTCTCTATGACGTTATCTATGATATTGTCAACGATATCAAGGCGGCCCTCGAGGGCTTCCTGGCGCCGGCCATATCCGAAGAACTGACGGCGACTGTCGAGATCCGTCAGGTTTTCAAGGTGCCAAAAGTTGGCAATATTGCCGGCTGTTATGTCACCTCAGGCAAGATCAGCCGTAGCGACCGCGTCAAGGTCTACCGCGACGACCGCCTCATTCACGATGGGCAACTGGCTTCGCTCAAGCGCTTCAAGGACGATGTGCGCGAGGTGGCCACCGGATTTGAGTGCGGCATCTCATTGGCCAATTATGACGATATCAAGGTGAATGACATCCTTGAAGCCTACAAGGTGGTCGAAACCAAGCGGACCCTGGAATAG
- the nusA gene encoding transcription termination factor NusA, protein MKNEIVEAFSLLVKEKNIDKEVLSRILQEIFLGLLKKKYGPNGNYSIFVNMEKGEIEIYQSKNVVTEVTDDVTEIALEEAQKSAPDMEEGDEFLEIIDPSTFGRRLIISAKQNLNQRIKEIEKEVVYEEYKNRVGEIIIGEIRQVNRDEIFMTVDNRTEVILPKNEQIKDERHHRGGTLRAVIKEVRKSNRGPEIVVSRADDMFITRLFENEVPEIDEGIIEVRGIAREAGERTKIAVYSHDKRIDAVGACVGMKGMRIQSIVKELNNEKIDIINWSSEPEIFITRALSPAKPLRIIIDEEEKKVSAVLDDEQISLAIGKGGVNRRLASRLTGYDIQTMREEDFRKLMEEQRDLDKAITDVTSITEKQKSLLISGGFGSVRDVLNAGTEGLTQLPGIGVKTAEKILEALEAETQ, encoded by the coding sequence ATGAAAAACGAGATTGTCGAAGCCTTTTCCCTGCTTGTCAAAGAGAAAAACATTGACAAGGAGGTCCTTTCCCGGATCTTGCAGGAGATTTTCCTGGGCCTGCTGAAGAAAAAATACGGCCCGAATGGCAATTACTCCATCTTTGTCAACATGGAGAAGGGCGAGATTGAAATCTACCAGAGCAAAAACGTGGTCACCGAGGTTACCGACGATGTGACCGAAATCGCTCTCGAGGAAGCGCAGAAGAGCGCGCCAGACATGGAAGAGGGGGATGAATTCCTTGAAATCATCGATCCTTCGACGTTCGGCCGCCGCCTGATCATTTCCGCCAAGCAGAATCTCAATCAGCGCATCAAAGAGATCGAAAAAGAGGTGGTTTACGAAGAATACAAGAACCGGGTTGGTGAAATCATCATAGGCGAGATCCGCCAGGTCAACCGCGATGAAATTTTCATGACCGTCGACAACCGCACCGAGGTGATCCTGCCCAAGAACGAGCAGATCAAGGATGAACGGCATCACCGTGGCGGTACCCTGCGCGCCGTGATCAAGGAGGTGCGCAAGAGCAACCGTGGACCGGAGATCGTCGTCAGCCGCGCCGACGATATGTTCATCACCCGGCTCTTTGAGAACGAAGTACCCGAAATTGACGAGGGCATCATCGAGGTCCGCGGCATCGCCCGTGAGGCCGGCGAGCGCACCAAAATCGCCGTCTACTCCCACGACAAGCGCATTGACGCCGTCGGCGCCTGTGTCGGCATGAAAGGCATGCGCATCCAGTCCATCGTCAAGGAACTCAACAACGAAAAGATCGATATCATCAACTGGAGCAGTGAACCCGAGATCTTTATCACCCGTGCGCTCAGCCCCGCCAAGCCCCTGCGCATCATCATCGACGAGGAGGAGAAGAAGGTCAGTGCCGTGCTCGACGACGAGCAGATCTCCCTGGCCATCGGCAAGGGCGGCGTCAACCGCCGCCTGGCTTCACGCCTGACCGGCTATGACATCCAGACGATGCGCGAGGAGGATTTCCGCAAACTGATGGAAGAACAGCGCGATCTGGACAAGGCGATCACCGATGTCACCAGCATCACCGAGAAACAGAAGAGCCTGTTGATCAGCGGCGGCTTTGGCTCGGTTCGCGATGTCCTCAACGCGGGCACCGAGGGCCTCACCCAGCTGCCGGGCATCGGCGTGAAAACGGCCGAGAAGATCCTCGAAGCACTCGAGGCCGAAACCCAATAA
- a CDS encoding tetratricopeptide repeat protein, with amino-acid sequence MLKPRKKITKKQLKEDKLVTFYFQAQEWLEQNGKILMMAVGAVVLVAAGVAYYSYSQIRAERSASVDLARATRTLEAQDYQNAISQLSPIVDSYGGTTSGKMARLYLANAFFQTKEYANARKHYEKFAGSFKGDDYFRAAAIGGVAACLEEEKNLGEAAAAYLKAADSYKSVLTPSMLLNAGRCYQQAGNTAQARKVLNRLLDEYPKATEKDDALMLLSMLGN; translated from the coding sequence ATGCTCAAACCGCGAAAAAAGATCACCAAGAAACAGCTTAAGGAAGACAAGCTGGTCACTTTTTATTTCCAGGCCCAGGAATGGCTTGAACAGAACGGTAAGATTTTGATGATGGCGGTCGGCGCCGTGGTTCTAGTCGCAGCCGGCGTGGCCTATTACTCCTACTCCCAGATCAGGGCAGAAAGGAGCGCCAGTGTCGATCTGGCGCGCGCTACCCGCACCCTCGAGGCCCAGGATTACCAGAATGCCATCAGCCAGCTGAGCCCGATCGTCGACAGCTACGGCGGCACCACCAGCGGTAAAATGGCACGGCTCTATCTGGCCAACGCCTTCTTTCAGACCAAGGAATATGCCAACGCCCGCAAACATTATGAGAAATTCGCGGGCAGCTTTAAAGGGGATGACTATTTTCGCGCAGCGGCTATCGGCGGCGTCGCAGCCTGCCTCGAAGAGGAGAAAAACCTTGGCGAAGCGGCAGCCGCTTACCTCAAGGCGGCCGACTCATACAAATCAGTACTCACCCCCTCGATGCTGCTCAATGCCGGACGCTGCTATCAGCAGGCCGGCAATACGGCCCAGGCCCGTAAGGTGCTCAATCGTCTTCTCGATGAGTATCCCAAGGCGACTGAAAAGGATGATGCCCTGATGCTCCTTAGCATGCTCGGGAACTGA
- a CDS encoding ATP-binding cassette domain-containing protein codes for MVEVKQVTRYFGRVMAVDNVSFQVGKGEIVGFLGPNAAGKTTTMRILTTYLPATSGTAVVAGFDVHEHSMEVRRRIGYLPENPPLYMDMRVTDYLEFVAKIKGIDGRDRKRAIAETMDKTGISSVSGRVIKQLSKGYKQRVGLAQALVHNPEVLILDEPTVGLDPKQIIEVRELIKGLAGTHTIILSTHILPEVSMTCERVVIIDKGKIVAEDTPENLTRKLAGSQRFALASSGPAAEVQNLLGRLEGVRQVRALDLSAPQGIRHYQIESGAEGDISPAIARAIIEKGWDLYELRPEGLSLEDVFLRVTTTEEEVDHK; via the coding sequence ATGGTTGAAGTAAAACAAGTGACACGCTATTTCGGGCGGGTCATGGCTGTTGACAATGTCTCGTTTCAGGTTGGTAAGGGAGAGATCGTCGGCTTCCTCGGTCCCAACGCCGCTGGCAAGACGACCACCATGCGTATCCTGACAACCTACCTCCCCGCGACTTCCGGTACGGCGGTGGTGGCTGGTTTTGATGTCCATGAGCACTCCATGGAGGTTCGCCGCCGCATCGGCTATTTGCCCGAGAATCCGCCACTCTACATGGATATGCGGGTGACCGATTATCTCGAGTTCGTCGCCAAAATTAAGGGGATCGACGGGCGCGATCGCAAGCGGGCGATTGCTGAAACCATGGATAAAACCGGTATCAGCAGCGTCTCGGGACGGGTCATCAAGCAGCTGTCAAAGGGATACAAGCAGCGCGTCGGACTTGCGCAGGCTTTGGTCCATAATCCCGAAGTGCTCATCCTGGATGAGCCCACCGTCGGCCTCGATCCCAAACAAATCATCGAGGTGCGCGAACTCATCAAGGGCCTCGCCGGTACGCACACCATCATCCTCAGTACACATATTCTGCCCGAAGTCAGTATGACCTGCGAACGGGTGGTCATCATCGACAAGGGTAAAATCGTCGCCGAAGATACTCCGGAAAACCTGACCCGCAAACTGGCCGGGTCGCAGCGTTTCGCTTTGGCTTCCAGCGGACCCGCCGCTGAGGTGCAAAACCTGCTCGGTCGTCTTGAGGGGGTCCGCCAGGTGCGCGCTCTCGATCTGTCCGCGCCACAGGGCATCCGGCATTACCAGATCGAAAGCGGTGCCGAGGGCGATATCAGTCCCGCCATTGCCCGCGCCATCATCGAGAAGGGTTGGGATCTTTATGAACTGCGGCCCGAGGGGCTCAGTCTCGAGGATGTCTTCCTGCGCGTGACGACTACGGAGGAGGAGGTGGATCACAAATGA
- the rbfA gene encoding 30S ribosome-binding factor RbfA has translation MNKYKRADRVAALLQEEVSRFLLFELKKGDLGFITITHVKMSDDLRHARIFYSVLGDQARIEHTAQRLEQLTGMIRGEMGHRLGLRYVPEIQFSYDDSARYAAHIQDVIEKIHREEKS, from the coding sequence ATGAATAAATATAAACGTGCAGACCGGGTTGCGGCCCTGCTTCAGGAAGAGGTCAGCCGCTTTCTCCTCTTCGAGCTGAAAAAGGGCGATCTGGGCTTCATCACCATCACCCATGTCAAGATGTCCGATGATCTGCGCCATGCGCGGATCTTTTATAGCGTCCTGGGCGATCAGGCGCGCATCGAACATACCGCACAGCGGCTCGAGCAGTTGACCGGCATGATCCGCGGTGAGATGGGTCATCGTCTTGGACTTCGTTATGTGCCCGAGATCCAGTTCAGCTATGACGATTCCGCCCGCTATGCCGCCCATATCCAGGATGTGATTGAAAAGATACACCGGGAGGAGAAGTCATAG
- a CDS encoding DUF503 domain-containing protein yields MAMLVGLYQIELFIPESGSLKGKRFLLKSLKTRIRNKFNVSVAEVDENEKWQRSTLGIALVANERKFIDQVMSEIFHLIETEGEVEIIGQQMEII; encoded by the coding sequence ATGGCGATGCTGGTAGGCCTGTATCAGATCGAACTCTTCATCCCGGAAAGCGGATCGCTCAAGGGCAAACGATTTCTACTCAAGAGCCTTAAAACCCGGATCCGCAACAAGTTCAACGTCTCTGTGGCGGAGGTGGACGAGAACGAAAAATGGCAGCGCAGCACCCTGGGCATTGCCCTGGTTGCCAACGAACGCAAGTTTATCGACCAGGTGATGTCGGAAATCTTCCATCTGATCGAGACCGAGGGAGAGGTAGAGATCATAGGTCAGCAGATGGAGATCATCTAG
- the truB gene encoding tRNA pseudouridine(55) synthase TruB translates to MRKPVGWSSFDVVRLVKKLVAGGKVGHAGTLDPFAEGVLLVCTGSETRNISVLVDAPKEYRGRMRLGVTTDTLDISGVITEEKRCAPLDREQVCEAARRFVGEVEQVPPSFSAIHIGGQRLYKLARAGAPPTPAARRVVIHNLEVLAVADNRIDFVVSCSKGTYIRALARDLALVLGTVGFLSHLTRTRIGAYLLQDALEVTALPQYIESERCR, encoded by the coding sequence CTGCGCAAACCGGTCGGCTGGTCCTCCTTTGATGTGGTTCGCCTGGTGAAAAAACTCGTTGCCGGCGGAAAAGTCGGTCATGCCGGGACGCTCGATCCCTTCGCGGAGGGGGTCCTGCTGGTCTGCACCGGAAGTGAAACCCGGAATATCAGCGTTCTTGTCGATGCGCCCAAGGAATACCGAGGACGGATGCGTCTCGGGGTCACGACCGACACCCTAGACATCAGCGGAGTGATAACGGAAGAGAAAAGGTGTGCTCCGCTGGATCGAGAGCAAGTCTGCGAAGCCGCCCGTCGTTTCGTCGGTGAAGTGGAACAGGTGCCGCCGAGCTTCTCGGCGATCCATATCGGCGGCCAGCGCCTTTACAAACTCGCCCGGGCCGGCGCGCCGCCGACGCCCGCAGCCCGGCGGGTGGTCATTCACAACCTCGAGGTGCTGGCGGTCGCGGATAATCGGATCGATTTTGTGGTCTCTTGTTCCAAGGGCACCTATATCCGTGCCCTCGCGCGTGATCTGGCCCTGGTACTCGGCACTGTAGGTTTTTTGTCGCATCTCACCCGGACGCGCATCGGTGCGTATCTGTTGCAGGATGCCCTGGAAGTAACCGCTTTGCCGCAGTATATTGAATCTGAACGGTGTAGATAG
- the rpsO gene encoding 30S ribosomal protein S15, whose translation MPLTKEVKEELVLKYGQRAGNTGSTEAQIAMLTERINQLTKHFHTNPKDFHSRRGLLKMVGRRRRLLDYLKSNDITLYRSLIQELGIRR comes from the coding sequence ATGCCACTGACCAAAGAAGTAAAAGAAGAGCTTGTGCTCAAGTACGGACAGCGTGCCGGCAATACGGGCAGCACCGAAGCCCAGATCGCCATGCTGACAGAGCGTATCAATCAGCTCACCAAACACTTTCACACGAATCCGAAGGATTTCCACTCCCGGCGCGGTTTGCTCAAGATGGTCGGCCGCCGGCGCCGTTTGCTCGACTACCTGAAATCCAACGATATCACGCTCTATCGTTCGCTGATTCAGGAACTCGGTATCCGCCGTTAG
- a CDS encoding ROK family protein, protein MEQKERAFIGLDLGGTFLKYALGTEDGTIRAKGKLPSNAQESKEAVFAVMFTAVEELLEVATKQGLEIAGIGVGSPGAIDYNTGRVLGNTPNLPKWPNADIRGNLQGRFGIPVWADNDANVAILAEARYGAAKEYINVIGLTLGTGIGGGIVIDDQLFRGARFSGAELGHMSINFEGPLCGCGNPGCLEVYASAPAMVRNYAGKLKSRNLPVPEGLSTEVIFANAKTGEEAANETIDETCFYLGCGIGNIVNIFNPDVVVIGGGVADAGDEFIARIWKSVQGHALAASLEGVRLVRAQMGNDAGVVGALALAADAVKAARR, encoded by the coding sequence ATGGAGCAGAAGGAAAGGGCCTTCATCGGCCTGGATCTGGGCGGGACTTTTTTAAAATATGCCCTGGGCACCGAGGATGGGACGATTCGTGCAAAGGGCAAACTGCCCAGTAACGCCCAGGAATCCAAGGAAGCGGTCTTTGCCGTAATGTTCACCGCGGTGGAAGAACTCCTCGAGGTAGCGACTAAACAGGGACTTGAAATAGCCGGGATCGGTGTCGGCAGTCCCGGAGCGATTGACTACAATACTGGACGGGTGCTTGGCAATACGCCGAACCTGCCCAAGTGGCCCAATGCCGATATCCGCGGCAATCTGCAGGGGCGCTTTGGCATACCAGTGTGGGCGGATAACGATGCCAATGTTGCCATTCTTGCAGAAGCCCGCTATGGTGCTGCCAAGGAGTATATCAACGTCATCGGACTGACCCTCGGTACCGGCATCGGCGGCGGCATTGTCATCGATGATCAGCTCTTCCGTGGTGCGCGTTTCTCTGGAGCGGAATTGGGCCACATGAGTATCAACTTTGAGGGGCCGCTCTGTGGCTGCGGTAATCCGGGATGTCTAGAGGTCTACGCCTCCGCGCCGGCGATGGTGCGCAATTATGCCGGAAAACTCAAGTCGCGTAATCTGCCGGTTCCCGAAGGCCTGAGTACTGAAGTGATCTTTGCAAACGCCAAAACCGGGGAAGAGGCCGCCAACGAGACCATCGATGAGACCTGTTTTTACCTCGGATGCGGTATTGGCAATATCGTCAATATTTTCAATCCGGATGTCGTTGTCATCGGCGGCGGGGTTGCCGACGCAGGAGATGAGTTCATCGCCCGCATCTGGAAAAGCGTGCAAGGCCATGCCCTGGCGGCGTCCCTGGAGGGAGTCCGCCTGGTGCGCGCCCAAATGGGCAACGACGCCGGCGTCGTCGGCGCGCTGGCGCTCGCCGCGGATGCGGTCAAAGCCGCCAGGAGATAA
- a CDS encoding bifunctional riboflavin kinase/FAD synthetase gives MQIIWNIHTFPPSDSSVVSLGTFDGVHRGHQSILTELKRRAERAPAHATMITFEPHPQLVLQDPTRPQQEVLTTIEEKIEILSGLGLDRLVIAHFSPAFASMVPDRFVIDILLNKLHMREIIIGHDHAFGKGRSGNLALLQKLGEDHGFAVDSLPPLKYGEEIISSTRIRQALQEGDLELATQMLGRPYSINGLVMHGAGRGTGLGFPTINLKPYSQYKLVPRPGIYASRSRLGGRRYDSVTYIGQRPTFPDGERVIETYIIDFNAQLYGQEVNVELIAYIREDARFATATALIEQIKQDVAKSMELLSSH, from the coding sequence ATGCAAATCATCTGGAATATCCATACTTTTCCACCCTCCGACTCCAGTGTGGTCTCGCTGGGGACCTTCGATGGGGTTCATCGCGGCCATCAATCGATCCTCACCGAATTGAAGCGGCGCGCCGAACGGGCCCCTGCACACGCGACCATGATCACCTTTGAGCCGCATCCGCAGCTCGTCCTCCAGGATCCCACCCGGCCGCAGCAGGAGGTGCTGACCACCATCGAGGAGAAGATCGAGATCCTCAGCGGCCTCGGCCTCGACCGGCTCGTGATCGCCCATTTCTCGCCGGCCTTCGCTAGCATGGTGCCGGACCGCTTCGTTATCGATATCCTCCTCAACAAGCTGCACATGCGGGAGATCATCATCGGGCACGATCACGCCTTCGGCAAGGGACGCAGCGGCAATCTCGCCCTTCTGCAAAAACTCGGTGAGGACCATGGCTTTGCCGTGGATTCTTTGCCTCCCTTGAAATACGGCGAGGAGATCATCTCGAGCACCAGAATCCGCCAGGCCCTGCAGGAGGGCGATCTGGAGCTTGCCACCCAGATGCTGGGTCGCCCGTACAGCATCAACGGTCTGGTGATGCATGGAGCAGGGCGGGGAACCGGTCTGGGCTTTCCGACCATCAACCTCAAACCCTACTCTCAGTATAAACTGGTGCCGCGCCCCGGCATCTATGCCTCGCGCTCCCGCCTGGGCGGCCGGCGCTATGACTCGGTAACCTACATCGGCCAGCGGCCTACCTTCCCGGATGGGGAACGGGTCATCGAGACCTATATTATCGATTTCAATGCTCAGCTCTACGGGCAGGAGGTGAACGTCGAACTCATCGCCTATATCCGTGAGGATGCCAGATTCGCCACTGCGACGGCCCTGATCGAACAAATCAAACAAGATGTCGCTAAATCTATGGAACTTTTATCAAGCCATTAA